From Paenibacillus sp. PL2-23:
GAGCCCAGCCTTTCCCTGTCGAGCGCCCCGCTGACGGTCAGCACAGAGAAGCCCGCCAGCATTATCCAGACGGGGGCGATGCCGTGAAGGGGCTCCAGCATCATGCCGACAATGCAGCTTACGACAGTCCAGAGCACAAGCTTCTCTTCCCTGGACAGGGGACCCAGCAGAGACAGTTGCTCGTCCAGCACCTCCGGCTTAATCGGCTTCGGCGGCTGAATGCCGCGGAATGCCCAGAGCAGCAGCCCGAGCATAACCGCCGTGAACAGGAGGAACGCGGGCAGCGCGTACAGCAGCCACTGCAGCCATGAGACCGGCTGATCCTTGGCGGCAAGCCCATAGGCCATGACATTCGTATAAGAGCCCGTCATGACGAAGGGGGCCGTGAAGCCGAAGAACATCATGGCGACAAGCCCCAGCCCCGCAGCGCCTCGGCTGCGTTCCGCGAACCCCATAGACTCCGCCAGCGTCTGAGCCATCGGCACGCCGATGGATACCTTGGCCGTTGAGGAGGGAAGCAGCGGTCCCATGAGCGTACCACCCGCTACAATGCCCCAGAGCTGCCCTCGGTAATGCGAGGGGAATCGCTTAAGCGCGTGCAGGGCGAACCGATACGTAATGCCCGACTTCGTAATGACCGCGCTGACGGCCATAATGCCGATCATATAGAGCCACGACGTGGAGCCGTAGCCGGACAGCGCAGCCTCCGGGGCGGCTACGCCTCCCAGCACCCAGAGCAGAATCATGCCGAGCGCCACAATATAATCGGGGATGACCCGGGACACCCATAGCAGCACAGCGGCCAGCGCAATGCCGATGAAGCGAATGGCCGGCTGAGTCAAATCGCCCTGTGGCTCCAGCAGGAAGGACACCACCACGCACAGCAGCGCCCCTGCAGCCGCTAACGCTTTGACGAAGCCTCCGTTCCCTCCGAGCGCCAGCAGTCCCGCCCCTTGAGCCAGACGCTGGCTTCGGGCTCTCAGCAGCTTCTGCCTCGCAAGGCTCAGGGAACGCTCTGACTCCATTCTCGCGGAGGCCGCATTCTCCGCGAGCTGCATGTAGTCCATGGCCTGCCGCGTGCGTCCTGTTCGTCTGCATAGCTCCATACCGCGCTCATACAGCGCGGACAGCTCTTGCGGCGCGAAGGCATGGCCATCATGCAGAGCCAGCTCCAGCACGGCCAAGCCCTCCTCTGGAGCATGCGCCTCGCAGTAAGGCAAGTACTCCCGCAGCACACCGAAGCGACCGGCAATCTGCTGCCGCGGACAATCCTTTACGGCCTCATGAAGTTCGTCCCACTCCGGCTTCGAGAGCGCAGCCAAGCCCTTCTCGTAGGCATCCAGCGCCGCCTGCCAATAAGCAAGGCCGCTCATCAGCCGGCATAAGAGGCCCCACTGCCCTTCTGCCTCGTAATAAGCTGCCGCTTGCAGCCCCCAGCTCCCCCGTTCCGCATCGCTGTACTCTCGCTTGGCGAATTCCTTCATTCTGGCGGCATAGGCAGGCTGCAGGCAAAGCTGATTCGATCCCTCATCAATGGCAATGTATAGCCTCATAAAAGCATGCTGCTCCACCTCATCCAGCAGCTCGCTCCCGAATTGATGCAGAGCCAGCCCCCTCGTTGCGACGGGAATAGCCGCGCACCAGGCCAGGAACCGCAGCACTCTGTCTGGCAGCTGTCCCAGCTCATGGGCCAGCCGCATATCCTCGCCGTCCTGCACCTTCTTCAGCCGGTCATTCGCAGCGATTAACCGCTGAGAGAGCAGACGCACAAAGAAGGCGGTGAACGTCGGGTTCTCGTCTACCAGCCGGTCAAACACCTCCCGGTGAATGACGAACAAGGAGCAATCGCTCCCTGCAATGGCAGCTGCCGATCGAGGCTCGCCCGTCAGCAGCGCCATCTCTCCCAGCACATCCCCGGCGCCGATGGTCGCAATCCGCTGCTGCCCTGGCACTTGCTCCAGCTCTTGCGCCGTCTCGTCGCTTGCTGATGAGCTCTCGCCCACATACAGCTCGATTTCGCCGTTCTCTACAATGAACATGCTGTCCCCGGGGTCGCCCTGCCGGAACAGCGTCTCGCCGCTGGGCAGCTGCCGCTTCTCCATGAGGCCTGCAAGCTTGGCCAGCTCCAGATTGGACATATTTCGAAACATGGGTATGCTTGTCAGCTTCATTGGTACAATCTACCTACTTACCACTCTATTTCCTTCCATCCTATCTGATCGAAAAGGAAGATTCAATTAACTTTTGTTATTTTTTTGTCGAAAAGTGAAAAAAGTGGCCTATTCTGTCGCGCAAACCGACTGCTGCAACAGGACAAATCCTCCAGAATGTCGAATCTAGTCTCTTATGATGAACAATCCAACTAAGCATATAGTCAAGCACCTGCTGTTTTGTCTTCTGTTCCTCTCTTTGTCGCTTACGCTGCGCTGGGTGTGGAATGATATGAATAAGATTCCTGATCAGCCTCAGGCCGTGGGAGGCGTCATTGACCTCCGCGGCTGGGACTTCCAGCATTCGCGAACGATTACGCTGCATGGCGAATGGGAATTTTACCCTAATGCGCTGTTTACCCAGGCCACTCTTGCAGCGCTGCCGTCTCCGGTCTCTGCTCAATACCTGCAGGTTCCCGGCAGCTGGGGGAGTCCATCAAACGGGCAGGAGAAACCCGCCTTCGGCTATGGAACCTACCGGCTTCGCATTCTGGTCGATCAGCCCTTGCATCAGCCCTATGTGTTTTGGTTCCACCGAATCGAGACCTCCTCCCTTGTAGAGGTGAATGGAGAGCGTTCGGCGCTCTTTGGTCTTCCTGCGGAACGGGCTGAGGATTACCGCCCGAAGGTCAAAGCCTATACGGCGGATTACATCGGCAACGGTGTTCAGGAAATCGAGCTGCTCATCCAAGCAGCCAATTACGACAACCCGTCAAACGGCGGTCTAATTGGACCTGTTCGCTTCGGATCGCAAGCCGCGGTGGATACGGAGCACTTCTATTCCATTGGCTTTCAGTTCGTTGTATTCTTCGTATTTCTCCTCCACGCTCTCTACGCCTTTCTATTATTTATGTTTAGTGGCAAGCAGGGCCCCTTCCTCACCTTCTTCCTCCTGCTGCTGTTTGCTGCGATGTTTGTCATCTCGGATCATGAGAGGCTGCTCCAGCTGTGGCTGTCATTAAATTACACATGGGATATGAAGATACGGCTGATTTCCTACATGTGGATGTCTTATTTCAACCTGAAGCTGATGAGATCATTTGCGGGACCCGCTTCCCACAGCAGCGCCCGCCCGTTCCGGGCCTTTACTGTCGCTCTCAGCTGCTATACCGGCTTTATTCTGGTTGTGCCTGTTACACTTGTCCATTACACGTTTAGCGTTCATATCTTTACTTTCTTTTATCTGCTGCCGCTGGGATGGAGTCTCGTTATGATTATTCTCATGATCAAGCGGAATGTAGCCGATGCGCTATATATTCTATTTGCGCTATCCAGTATTATCGCTAGCGCGCTTGGCGGCATATTTTTCAAAACTTATACCTATGATACTCAGTTTTATCCCATTGATATTTTAGCGGCTATGGTCGGTTTCTCGGCTTATGGATTCAAGCGCTTCTTCCGCAATGCCAAGGAACGGGATGAGCTGAATGAACGGCTGAGGGAATCCGATCGCAGGAAGGATCAATTTCTTGCCAACACCTCTCATGAGCTGCGAACGCCTCTGCATGGCATCATGAATATTGCGTTGGCAGCGGCGCGCAGAGGCCAGGAATCACAGGGCGGCTCAGGGGGCCCCGATTTGGAGCTTCTCATTAGGTTAAGCAGCCGTATGTCGCGTATGCTCGACGACCTGCTGGATGCCGCCCGCTTGCAGGATGGACGGATCAGGCTGGACAGAAAACCTCTGCAGATGCAGTCGGTGGCGCTTGGGGTCATAGGCATGCTGGACTTCATGCTAAGGGGCCGGCCTGTTCGGCTGGAGATGAATATACAGGAAGAGACGCCGCCGGTATGGGCGGATGAGCAGAGAATCATTCAAGTAATATACAATCTGCTGCACAATGCCATCAAATTCACAGAGCAAGGCGTCATTGTTATCCGGGCCGAGGTGCAATCGCAGCATCTCGTCATTGAGGTCGCCGACACCGGCGTCGGGATGGAGAAGGACACGATGTCTCGTATATTCAAGCCCTACGAGCAAGGAGCAATCGGCATAGAGAATGGCAGCGGAGTTGGACTAGGCCTTAGCATATGCAAGCAGCTGGTCGAGCTGCACGGCGGCGAGCTGACTGTGCGCTCTGAGCCAGGACGCGGGTCCAGCTTTACCTTCCAATTGCCTCTGGCCGACGCCTCGCAGCTTCAGAACCTGGACGCTGCGTCACATTCCAATGACATCGTAACGAGTTTAGGGGACGGTCTTGAAGAGGGCTACTCTTCCCAATATACAGGAAATACAGAGGTGGCCAGCAGTCTTTATCCTTCAGTACTGCATCCTATGCTGTCGCTGAATAAGCAAGGCATAACGACCATACTGGCCGTCGATGATGACCCCGTTAATCTGAATGTGCTGACGACTATCCTGACAGATGAGACGATTCGACTTCGCACGGCCGCTTCAGGCGACGAAGCTATAGCGATGCTCGATGAGGAGCAGTGGGATCTGGTAATTA
This genomic window contains:
- a CDS encoding ATP-binding protein; protein product: MNKIPDQPQAVGGVIDLRGWDFQHSRTITLHGEWEFYPNALFTQATLAALPSPVSAQYLQVPGSWGSPSNGQEKPAFGYGTYRLRILVDQPLHQPYVFWFHRIETSSLVEVNGERSALFGLPAERAEDYRPKVKAYTADYIGNGVQEIELLIQAANYDNPSNGGLIGPVRFGSQAAVDTEHFYSIGFQFVVFFVFLLHALYAFLLFMFSGKQGPFLTFFLLLLFAAMFVISDHERLLQLWLSLNYTWDMKIRLISYMWMSYFNLKLMRSFAGPASHSSARPFRAFTVALSCYTGFILVVPVTLVHYTFSVHIFTFFYLLPLGWSLVMIILMIKRNVADALYILFALSSIIASALGGIFFKTYTYDTQFYPIDILAAMVGFSAYGFKRFFRNAKERDELNERLRESDRRKDQFLANTSHELRTPLHGIMNIALAAARRGQESQGGSGGPDLELLIRLSSRMSRMLDDLLDAARLQDGRIRLDRKPLQMQSVALGVIGMLDFMLRGRPVRLEMNIQEETPPVWADEQRIIQVIYNLLHNAIKFTEQGVIVIRAEVQSQHLVIEVADTGVGMEKDTMSRIFKPYEQGAIGIENGSGVGLGLSICKQLVELHGGELTVRSEPGRGSSFTFQLPLADASQLQNLDAASHSNDIVTSLGDGLEEGYSSQYTGNTEVASSLYPSVLHPMLSLNKQGITTILAVDDDPVNLNVLTTILTDETIRLRTAASGDEAIAMLDEEQWDLVITDVMMPGMSGYELTKRIRERFSMSELPVLLLTARSQLTDTYTGFSSGANDYVTKPVDALELQYRIWSLTMLKKSVDEGLRMEAASLQAQIQPHFLFNALNSILALSSVDLERMNKLGEAFTSYLRISYQFISAGKLVRLSQELELVDAYLYIEKERFEDRLSIVWDADRDLQLLIPPLTIQPLVENAVKHGAVSRAKGGTVTIRITVEEGCALIEVRDNGAGIPAEKLHSLLLVPSAGQGSVGLYNTNRRLKQIYGQGLRIASKPGEGTTVSFIIPMRREAIDPY
- a CDS encoding SLC13 family permease, translating into MKLTSIPMFRNMSNLELAKLAGLMEKRQLPSGETLFRQGDPGDSMFIVENGEIELYVGESSSASDETAQELEQVPGQQRIATIGAGDVLGEMALLTGEPRSAAAIAGSDCSLFVIHREVFDRLVDENPTFTAFFVRLLSQRLIAANDRLKKVQDGEDMRLAHELGQLPDRVLRFLAWCAAIPVATRGLALHQFGSELLDEVEQHAFMRLYIAIDEGSNQLCLQPAYAARMKEFAKREYSDAERGSWGLQAAAYYEAEGQWGLLCRLMSGLAYWQAALDAYEKGLAALSKPEWDELHEAVKDCPRQQIAGRFGVLREYLPYCEAHAPEEGLAVLELALHDGHAFAPQELSALYERGMELCRRTGRTRQAMDYMQLAENAASARMESERSLSLARQKLLRARSQRLAQGAGLLALGGNGGFVKALAAAGALLCVVVSFLLEPQGDLTQPAIRFIGIALAAVLLWVSRVIPDYIVALGMILLWVLGGVAAPEAALSGYGSTSWLYMIGIMAVSAVITKSGITYRFALHALKRFPSHYRGQLWGIVAGGTLMGPLLPSSTAKVSIGVPMAQTLAESMGFAERSRGAAGLGLVAMMFFGFTAPFVMTGSYTNVMAYGLAAKDQPVSWLQWLLYALPAFLLFTAVMLGLLLWAFRGIQPPKPIKPEVLDEQLSLLGPLSREEKLVLWTVVSCIVGMMLEPLHGIAPVWIMLAGFSVLTVSGALDRERLGSGMDWTFLLFLGAAFSFAGVAEQLGIAEWLSGYVGGPLVALLDSPMLFLLAVALISFGVTLIVRDDPAVILLVTAIVPLGEAAGIHPWVLVFIILLATDPFFFAYQSPTYLTAYYSTEGKAFTHKQGSRTALGYGLAVLLIAALCVPYWQWLGLIA